A region of Moorena producens PAL-8-15-08-1 DNA encodes the following proteins:
- a CDS encoding glycosyltransferase family 4 protein, with the protein MRILFLHPNFPAQFRHIATALAKDNRNQVVFGTRRKEGQLPGVLKALYNPSREARPETHHYVRPLENAVLQGQGVYRLANQLKAKGFVPDVVYGHSGWGPTLFIKDAFPQATLLCYFEWFYHAHGTDADFDPSEPLNADDEARIRMKNAPILLDLASCDRGLSPTYWQRQQFPADFHSRITVRHDGVDTEFFKPNPGAKLVLKQINLDLSEVEELVTYVARGMEPYRGFPQLIEAIGILQQRRPNCHAVIVGENRVAYGKTLPDGKTYKDLMLEKVPLDLDRVHFTGLLPYSEYLQVLQASSVHVYLTRPFVLSWSMLESLSTGCLVVASDTPPVTEVIEDGINGLLVDFFSPEEIADRVEEALDHPEQMAGIRAKARETIQQGYDLNQLLSQHLQWIRESGLKVEG; encoded by the coding sequence ATGCGTATTCTATTCCTACATCCCAATTTCCCTGCCCAGTTTCGCCACATAGCAACTGCTTTAGCTAAAGATAACCGCAACCAGGTTGTGTTTGGTACCAGGCGCAAGGAAGGGCAACTCCCTGGAGTGCTCAAAGCTCTTTACAATCCCTCTAGGGAAGCACGTCCAGAAACTCACCACTATGTTAGACCCTTAGAAAATGCCGTACTTCAGGGTCAAGGCGTATATCGCTTAGCCAATCAGCTCAAGGCTAAGGGATTTGTTCCTGATGTGGTCTATGGTCATTCGGGTTGGGGACCAACGTTATTTATCAAAGACGCTTTCCCCCAAGCAACATTACTGTGCTACTTCGAGTGGTTTTATCATGCCCATGGGACAGATGCTGATTTTGATCCATCAGAGCCCCTAAACGCTGACGATGAAGCCCGGATTCGGATGAAAAATGCCCCGATTCTGTTAGACCTAGCCAGTTGCGATCGCGGATTGTCTCCCACCTACTGGCAGCGCCAGCAATTTCCAGCCGACTTCCACAGCAGAATTACCGTGCGTCATGATGGGGTGGACACCGAGTTCTTTAAACCCAACCCAGGGGCAAAGTTAGTACTAAAACAGATAAACTTAGATTTGTCTGAGGTGGAAGAACTAGTCACTTATGTGGCACGGGGCATGGAACCTTATCGAGGTTTTCCCCAATTGATCGAAGCAATCGGCATCCTTCAGCAGCGACGTCCTAACTGTCATGCTGTGATTGTCGGGGAAAATCGGGTGGCTTATGGTAAAACCCTACCCGATGGTAAAACTTACAAAGACTTGATGTTAGAAAAAGTACCCCTTGACCTAGACAGAGTCCACTTTACTGGTTTACTTCCTTACTCAGAATACCTACAAGTTCTTCAAGCTTCCTCTGTTCATGTTTATCTCACCCGTCCTTTTGTTCTGTCTTGGTCGATGCTAGAATCCCTTTCTACAGGTTGTTTGGTAGTAGCGTCTGATACTCCCCCAGTGACAGAGGTGATTGAAGATGGGATTAATGGTTTGTTAGTAGACTTTTTCTCGCCAGAGGAAATCGCCGATCGGGTTGAGGAAGCTCTCGACCATCCAGAACAGATGGCTGGTATTCGCGCTAAGGCCAGGGAAACTATTCAACAGGGTTATGATTTAAATCAGTTATTATCCCAGCATTTGCAGTGGATACGAGAAAGTGGGTTGAAGGTTGAAGGTTGA
- a CDS encoding M16 family metallopeptidase, translating into MTNLKSKSQNPKYLKWIGLLVVTMLVVVLVSRLPAIADTPRHYDELDFDPLPPIQLPDYTRYQLDNGMVVYLMEDHELPLVSGTAMIRTGDRLEPADKIGLATMAGVVMRTGGTTEHSGNDLNVLLEEKAASVETSIDTSSGSASFSALSEDLDLVFDLFAEVIQKPAFARAKLALAKQQLAGQIARRNDDPGDIASREFRKLIYGDTSPYARTIEYEHLDNISRDDLISFSQKYVYPENMILGIVGDFDSEKMRSLIEEKFGSWKSASAPAQPKVPDASQAQLGGIFFVDQPQLTQSNIQMGHIGGKLNNPDYAALSVLNEVMNGFGGRLFNEVRSRQGLAYSVYGVWSVRYDYPGLFIAGGQTRSETTVPFIKSVLDEIQKLRTSPISSEELAKAKESVLNSFVFNFQKPEQTLSRLMRYEYYGYPEDFIFRYQKAVTATTIEDVQRVAEQYLKPEQIVTVVVGNASQIKPALTSLSQDITVLDITIPEPQNS; encoded by the coding sequence ATGACCAATCTAAAATCGAAAAGCCAAAATCCCAAATACCTGAAATGGATCGGGCTACTAGTGGTGACAATGCTAGTGGTAGTGCTTGTTTCTCGTCTACCAGCAATAGCTGATACCCCACGCCATTACGATGAATTAGACTTTGACCCGTTACCACCAATTCAGCTACCGGACTACACTCGGTATCAGTTAGATAATGGGATGGTGGTCTATTTGATGGAAGACCATGAATTGCCTTTGGTGAGTGGTACAGCAATGATTCGCACGGGCGATCGCCTTGAGCCTGCTGACAAAATTGGCTTAGCCACTATGGCGGGAGTTGTCATGCGTACTGGGGGTACCACTGAACACTCAGGCAATGATTTAAATGTGCTCTTAGAAGAAAAGGCAGCTTCGGTGGAAACTAGTATTGATACTAGTTCTGGCAGTGCAAGTTTTAGTGCTTTGAGCGAAGATTTGGACTTGGTCTTTGATTTGTTTGCTGAAGTTATTCAAAAGCCCGCCTTTGCACGAGCTAAGCTGGCCCTAGCTAAACAGCAACTAGCGGGACAAATTGCCCGCCGCAATGATGATCCCGGTGATATTGCTTCTCGTGAATTTAGGAAACTGATCTACGGTGACACTAGCCCCTATGCCCGCACGATAGAGTATGAGCATCTAGATAATATCTCTCGTGATGATTTGATCAGTTTCTCACAGAAGTATGTATATCCAGAAAATATGATACTGGGTATTGTGGGGGATTTTGATTCCGAAAAAATGCGATCGCTAATTGAGGAGAAATTTGGGAGTTGGAAATCTGCCTCTGCCCCAGCACAGCCAAAGGTGCCAGACGCATCCCAGGCTCAGTTAGGGGGTATATTTTTTGTGGATCAACCTCAACTGACCCAAAGTAATATTCAAATGGGACATATCGGGGGCAAACTCAATAACCCTGACTACGCCGCCCTTTCTGTGTTAAATGAGGTGATGAATGGATTTGGGGGCAGACTATTTAACGAAGTGCGATCGCGTCAAGGTCTAGCTTACTCGGTCTACGGGGTTTGGAGTGTTCGCTATGACTATCCGGGTTTGTTTATTGCTGGGGGACAAACTCGCTCTGAAACCACGGTACCCTTTATTAAATCCGTTCTAGATGAAATCCAGAAACTTCGCACTAGTCCGATTAGCTCAGAAGAATTGGCTAAGGCAAAAGAAAGTGTTCTCAACTCCTTTGTGTTCAACTTCCAGAAGCCAGAGCAAACCCTATCTCGGCTGATGCGCTATGAATACTATGGCTACCCAGAGGATTTCATCTTCCGTTATCAAAAGGCAGTCACAGCTACTACCATTGAGGATGTACAGCGGGTTGCCGAACAGTATCTCAAACCTGAGCAGATTGTTACGGTAGTTGTGGGCAATGCTTCCCAAATCAAACCAGCCCTGACTAGCCTTTCCCAGGACATCACCGTCTTAGATATTACGATTCCAGAACCACAAAACAGCTAG
- a CDS encoding M16 family metallopeptidase has translation MTKKNGLVVFLQRVADHLRPLRCLFKTGSIKSLSILSYLGAAILIWGTFSTIALARTETPASPSTSIQPYLDRVIERVTEFTLDNGMKFIVLENHEAPVVSLLTYADVGGVDEPDGKTGVAHFLEHLAFKGTTRIGTTNYEAEKSLLDKLDELKKQIKEYQATGNEAEVAKLQEEFAEVEAEAAKYVKQNELGQIIEQSGGVGLNAATSTDYTVYFYSLPSNKLELWMSLESERFLEPVFREFYKEQEVILEERRLRTDNSPIGQMIEAFLDTAYTKHPYRRPVIGYNKDIRNLTRQDVQEFFDTYYSPNNLTVAIAGDVDPKQVKRLAKVYFGRYNHQSEIPQVTTVEPPQAETKEVTLKLPSQPWYLEGYHRPGITHPDHVVYEIMGNLLSDGRTSRLYKSLVEGKQVALSAAGFSGFPGDKYPNLMLFYALTAPGHTVEEVASALEEDIEKLKTELVSPQELERVKTQARASLLRSLDSNMGMARNLATYEVQTGDWRNLFKEIEDIEKVSAEDIQRVAQATFRPENRTIGRILPSQ, from the coding sequence ATGACTAAAAAGAATGGATTGGTCGTGTTTCTCCAGCGTGTTGCGGATCACTTAAGACCACTTCGGTGCTTATTCAAGACAGGATCTATCAAGTCCCTATCGATTTTATCTTATCTGGGGGCAGCAATCCTAATCTGGGGAACATTCTCGACTATTGCATTAGCCCGTACTGAAACCCCAGCATCACCCTCAACCTCAATCCAACCCTATCTAGACCGGGTGATCGAACGGGTAACTGAGTTTACCCTGGATAATGGCATGAAGTTCATTGTCCTGGAAAACCACGAAGCACCAGTAGTTTCTCTTCTTACCTATGCCGATGTAGGTGGTGTGGATGAACCGGATGGCAAAACCGGTGTGGCTCACTTCTTAGAACATTTAGCGTTTAAAGGTACCACCCGGATTGGTACTACCAACTATGAGGCAGAAAAAAGTCTGCTGGACAAGTTGGACGAGTTGAAGAAACAAATTAAAGAGTATCAAGCCACTGGGAATGAGGCAGAGGTGGCTAAGTTACAGGAAGAGTTTGCCGAAGTCGAAGCTGAGGCAGCTAAGTATGTCAAGCAAAACGAGTTGGGTCAGATTATTGAGCAATCAGGAGGCGTGGGCTTGAATGCGGCAACGTCTACAGATTATACGGTGTACTTCTACAGCTTGCCATCGAACAAATTAGAGCTGTGGATGTCCCTAGAGTCGGAACGTTTCCTTGAGCCAGTATTTCGAGAATTTTATAAGGAACAAGAAGTAATCCTCGAAGAGCGTCGTCTGCGCACTGATAACTCTCCGATCGGTCAAATGATTGAGGCGTTCTTGGATACTGCCTATACCAAGCACCCTTATCGGCGTCCGGTGATTGGCTACAACAAAGACATTCGCAATCTCACTCGCCAAGATGTCCAGGAGTTTTTTGACACTTACTATAGTCCGAATAACTTAACTGTAGCTATTGCCGGAGATGTGGACCCAAAGCAGGTGAAACGCCTAGCTAAAGTCTACTTTGGACGCTACAACCATCAAAGCGAAATCCCTCAAGTCACTACGGTAGAACCACCACAGGCCGAAACCAAGGAAGTTACCTTGAAATTACCCTCGCAACCCTGGTATTTGGAAGGATACCATCGACCAGGGATTACCCATCCTGACCATGTGGTTTATGAAATTATGGGCAATTTGCTCAGTGATGGTCGAACCTCTCGCCTATATAAGTCTCTGGTAGAAGGGAAACAAGTAGCCCTCTCGGCGGCAGGGTTTAGTGGCTTTCCTGGTGATAAATATCCTAATTTAATGTTGTTCTATGCCCTAACTGCACCAGGACACACGGTAGAAGAGGTGGCAAGTGCATTGGAAGAAGACATTGAAAAGCTCAAAACTGAACTAGTTTCACCCCAAGAATTGGAACGGGTAAAAACTCAGGCAAGGGCTAGCCTATTGCGATCGCTTGATTCCAATATGGGTATGGCCAGAAATTTGGCAACCTATGAGGTCCAAACCGGTGATTGGCGTAACTTGTTTAAGGAAATAGAAGATATAGAGAAAGTGAGTGCAGAAGACATTCAGCGGGTGGCTCAGGCAACCTTTCGACCAGAAAATCGCACGATTGGACGGATTTTACCAAGTCAGTAA
- a CDS encoding TetR/AcrR family transcriptional regulator: protein MGIINQPTQSETETRQRILTAARRLFASRGYNGTTTRELASTAGVAEGTLFRHFENKKAILIEVATQGWVDILTDLLTELSEMGSYKAVAQMMRRRMMRMGENADLMRVCFMEAQFHPELRDRIQSEVIIKMTDVAEAFFETAIERGIYRPMNPKILAQVFLGMFAVAGFSHNTILDSDASPKEIQEMAEGIADIFLNGVLVKE, encoded by the coding sequence ATGGGAATAATAAATCAGCCAACTCAGTCAGAGACAGAGACCAGGCAACGTATCCTGACAGCAGCACGACGTTTGTTTGCCAGTCGAGGTTATAACGGGACAACCACCAGGGAGTTAGCCAGTACTGCTGGGGTCGCTGAAGGTACCCTATTTCGTCATTTTGAAAACAAAAAAGCCATCCTGATTGAAGTCGCCACCCAGGGTTGGGTAGACATTCTCACCGATTTGCTCACAGAACTCAGTGAAATGGGCAGCTATAAAGCAGTAGCACAGATGATGCGGCGGCGAATGATGCGTATGGGTGAGAATGCGGATCTGATGCGAGTATGCTTTATGGAAGCCCAATTCCACCCAGAATTGCGCGATCGCATTCAGTCAGAAGTAATTATTAAAATGACCGATGTGGCTGAAGCCTTTTTTGAAACCGCCATTGAGCGAGGCATTTATCGCCCTATGAACCCCAAGATTTTGGCTCAGGTGTTCTTGGGCATGTTTGCCGTTGCTGGTTTCAGTCACAATACCATCCTCGATTCAGATGCCTCCCCCAAAGAGATTCAAGAAATGGCAGAAGGCATTGCTGATATTTTCCTCAATGGAGTGTTGGTTAAGGAATAA
- a CDS encoding DUF4332 domain-containing protein produces the protein MSTKSKIHPRTTQVSDWSIEQLPGLSIHDQSKLKALGITTTRQLLDKASTGQAKQALANQLKVKTQYVNKWVALADLARIPSIGCQYCGLVLHAGICSLTQLAQTPPHRLHQNILRLQVATMKRRDLCPGVDQVARWTKQARDLAIAKGTGNENYHNS, from the coding sequence ATGTCTACTAAATCCAAAATTCATCCGAGAACTACCCAAGTCAGTGACTGGTCAATTGAGCAGTTGCCCGGATTAAGTATTCACGATCAATCAAAACTCAAAGCATTGGGCATTACCACCACTAGGCAGTTGCTCGACAAGGCAAGCACAGGCCAAGCTAAACAAGCGCTAGCTAACCAGTTAAAGGTTAAGACTCAGTACGTCAATAAATGGGTCGCCCTAGCCGATTTAGCTCGTATCCCTAGCATTGGCTGCCAATATTGTGGACTAGTGTTACATGCAGGAATATGCTCTTTAACCCAACTAGCTCAGACTCCCCCTCACCGCTTGCACCAAAATATTTTACGCCTACAGGTAGCAACCATGAAGCGCCGAGACCTTTGTCCTGGTGTTGATCAGGTGGCACGATGGACTAAACAAGCACGAGATTTAGCTATAGCAAAGGGAACAGGGAACGAAAATTATCACAATTCATAA
- the glcD gene encoding glycolate oxidase subunit GlcD, with protein MTNHKTDWTPIIKKFVAIVGKNGVVQRREELLTYECDGLASYRQRPAVVVLPRTTEQVSEVLKICDRYSIPWVARGAGTGLSGGALPIEDGVLIVTALMKGILDIDLENQRIVVQPGLINNWVTQAVSGAGFYYAPDPSSQIICSIGGNVAENSGGVHCLKYGVTTNHVMGLKLVLPDGSIVDVGGSVQEMPGYDLTGLFVGSEGTLGIATEITLRILKRPESICVLLADFTSIETAGTAVTDIIGAGIIPAGMEMMDNLSINAVEDVVATGCYPRDAGAILLVELDGLKVEVDTNKQRVAQLCKQNGARNITTASDEETRLKLWKGRKAAFAAAGKISPNYFVQDGVIPRTELAGVLREIEALSEKSGYTIANVFHAGDGNLHPLILYDEKVPGALEEVENVGGEILKLCVKAGGSISGEHGIGADKNCFMPDMFTYTDLETMKWVNQVFNPKGLANPGKVFPTPRTCGEAANAGKTKEFESIERF; from the coding sequence ATGACGAATCATAAGACTGACTGGACCCCAATCATTAAGAAATTTGTTGCGATAGTAGGCAAAAATGGTGTGGTTCAACGTCGTGAAGAATTGCTGACCTATGAATGTGATGGTCTGGCCAGCTATCGCCAACGACCAGCGGTAGTAGTGCTACCACGCACTACCGAACAAGTCTCAGAGGTGCTTAAGATATGCGATCGCTATTCTATCCCGTGGGTGGCACGGGGTGCTGGCACCGGATTATCCGGTGGTGCTCTACCTATAGAAGATGGTGTGTTGATTGTCACTGCCCTAATGAAGGGGATCCTGGACATTGACCTGGAAAATCAGCGAATCGTAGTACAACCAGGCTTAATCAACAACTGGGTGACCCAAGCGGTAAGTGGTGCGGGTTTCTATTATGCCCCTGATCCCTCCAGTCAAATTATTTGTTCCATTGGTGGCAATGTGGCTGAAAACTCTGGTGGTGTCCATTGCCTAAAATATGGCGTGACCACTAATCACGTCATGGGGTTAAAATTGGTTCTTCCTGACGGTTCAATCGTGGATGTAGGGGGATCAGTTCAAGAAATGCCTGGTTACGACCTAACCGGCTTATTTGTTGGTTCCGAAGGCACCTTGGGGATCGCTACAGAAATTACCCTGCGCATCCTCAAGAGACCAGAATCAATTTGTGTCCTCCTAGCGGACTTTACTAGCATTGAAACTGCTGGTACTGCGGTTACTGACATTATTGGTGCTGGGATCATTCCTGCGGGTATGGAAATGATGGATAATCTCAGCATCAATGCGGTAGAAGACGTAGTGGCAACAGGTTGTTATCCGAGGGATGCTGGAGCAATATTGCTGGTAGAACTGGATGGCTTAAAGGTAGAAGTGGACACTAATAAACAGCGGGTTGCCCAACTGTGTAAACAGAATGGGGCAAGAAATATCACCACGGCTAGTGACGAAGAAACCCGCCTGAAATTATGGAAAGGTCGCAAAGCAGCTTTTGCTGCCGCAGGGAAGATCAGCCCCAATTATTTCGTCCAAGATGGGGTGATTCCTCGCACTGAGTTAGCAGGGGTTTTAAGGGAGATTGAGGCATTAAGCGAGAAATCTGGGTACACAATAGCTAACGTATTTCACGCGGGTGATGGAAATCTACACCCCCTAATCTTGTACGATGAAAAGGTGCCTGGGGCATTAGAAGAGGTAGAAAATGTTGGTGGAGAAATCCTCAAACTCTGTGTAAAAGCAGGGGGGAGTATATCTGGGGAACATGGCATTGGTGCGGATAAGAACTGCTTTATGCCAGATATGTTCACGTATACGGACTTGGAAACAATGAAATGGGTTAATCAGGTATTCAATCCCAAGGGTTTAGCCAATCCAGGCAAGGTATTTCCGACACCCCGGACTTGTGGAGAGGCAGCAAATGCCGGAAAAACAAAGGAATTTGAATCTATCGAGCGTTTTTAA